TCGCCGCCACCAGGCCGCGCCGCCTGCGGAGCGTGCTCCACAGGTCTCGCAAGCTGGTGTCCGCGGCGGCACGGGGGGGCGCGTGCGTCGGTTCGATCATGGGTCCCTGCGGGTGGTCGGGTGGCGCATGTGATTGCAACCAACAAAGATAGGAGATTTCCGGCGGGGCGGCAACCCGCGCGCGCGCGCCGTACGGCCGTTTCACACGCGGAACACGAGGGAACGGGGAAAGCACGGAGGGCCAGGCCCCTCCGCCGTCCTCGCCGTTCGTCCGCATGTGAGGCTTCCCTCCCGTGGAGCTGGACCGGATCAGCGGAGCGCGGGGCTCACCGAGAGGGTGAAGGACGACACGTTCAGGTCCACCGCGTCGAAGTCGAAGAAGGAGCGCGCGGTGTTCTGGAAGAGCCAGTTGAGCCGGCGCCCGAACGAGTACTCGCTCGCCAGCTCCCACCCGCCGAAGCGGCGCCCCGCCCGCACCCCCGCCAGCCCCTGCGTGTCGTGCCCGCGCGGGTTGCGCGTGGAGATGCGCTCCAGCGCGTCCTCGTCCCAGCGCGTGCGCTCCAGGAAGACGCCCAGCCGCCAGTCCGGCCGCAGGTAGTCCGCCGCCGCCCACTGCGCGGACGAGCCGGGCCCGATGGCGGCGCCCAGCACCTGGCCGCGGTGTGTGTACCCCTGCGGCACGTTGACGCTGGTGTAGAACGACTGTTGCCGCCTTCCTCGCACAGCGTCGTTCTGCTCCAGGCTGGTGATCTCGGCCTGGAGGCGCATCCGGCCCCGGCGCTCGCCCGTGGCCACCCACTGCATCCCCAGCGTGTAGCCGGAGGTGGCCCCGGGGCGGCTCACCAGCTCGCTGAACGAGCCGAAGCCCTGCTGGCGCGCCCACTCGCCGTACGTCTCGAAGCCGCTCGCCGGGAACACCCAGCGGCCGAAGAGCGAGAAGAGCTGGTCCGACCTCCCGGCCGGCTGCTCGAGGCGCGGGGGGCGCACGGCCTCGGGGTGGCTCACGATGGCGAAGACGTCCAGGAAGCGCAGCGGCGCGCCCCACGCGCTCCCCGTGCGGTACACGGCACGGGTGAGGCCCAGCGTGAGCCCCGGCTCGCCGCGCGGCGTGAAGGCCAGCGCGATTCCCGCCAGCGTGCGCCCGTCGTCGTCCACGCCCGAGTACCCGGACTGGCCCAGGGCCCCGGACACCCACTGCCCCTGCAGCGTCCCGAAGCGCGTGCCGATCCCTTCCGGCCGGGTGCGGACGAAGAGGTGCGGGAAGCCGGACGCGTTGTTGCTCATCACCAGCGCGTTCCTGATCCCCGGCCCCCACCACAGGTTCTCGGTGGCCCCGCCGGCGGCGAACGAGCCGAAGCGCGCCGTGACGGAGCTCTGCCCCAGCGAAAGCTGCGTGAACGAGCGCGGGCCGAAGCGGAGCGGCGCGTCCAGCGGCGAGGCGGGGCCGTGGAACGGGTTGGCGAACGAGCTGCGCCCCGCGGCCGGGTAGACTCGCTGGAACTCGCGGTTCTGCGCGTACGCCACCTCCGGCGCGGCGATCACCGTCACCCCGCCGAAGCGGGCGCGGACGCCGGCGGACACGTAGACCGTACCCCCGCGCCCGTTCCACGCCAGGCCGTCGTTGGCGCCCATGGGAAGGTACGAGTTCCACACCCCGCGCACGTGCGGGCGAAGGAGCCGTGCGCCCTCCTCACCCTCCGCCACCTGCGTGGCGGACGACACGGAGCGGATCAGGAACCCCGCCGTGGGCGCCTCCCCCAGCAGCTGCGCCGTGCGCAGGCGGTCCTCCGCCGGCGTGCCGATGGGGACCCACTCCGTGGCGTGGCGCGGGGGCACGGCCGTGTCCCCCGCGGCGGCGGGGCGCAGGGTGTCCGCGGGCGGGCCGGCGGGGAGCTGGGCGCCCAGGGTGCGCGGCGCCGCGGCGAGTGCAAAGGCGAGAACGAAGCCCGCGGGCCAGACGGTCGGTTTCTTCATCAGGATGCGGTTGGGGCGCGGGCCGGGGCCGAGCCCTCTGGAAATGTTGGACGATAGAGGATAACATTCCGGCTTGCCGCGGTCCACCGCAGCGGGCCGCGTAAGCGCAAGCAGGATCAGGGCGACGGCGCGGCGCGGCCCCCTGGCCGGCGCCGGGCGGAGTGACGCCGCGGGCACCCCATCGTCAAAAAACTGGACGAGCAGTCATGCTCCCGCGCCTGGGCGGCGGTGTGGCTGCTCCGGTTCTCCTCGGAAGGACGGAAGCGTTTGATGGCACGTCACACCCCTCGCACGTTCCGCGGCCTGGCCGCGCCGCTGGCCGCCGCTCTCCTGGCGGCGGCGCCCGCGGCCGCGCAGGCCCCGCTCGACGTGCGCGGCGAGGTCTTCGTGGGCTCGGAGGCGGAAAGCTACCTGCGCGTGCTGCAGGTGGCCGGCCGCGGCGGGCGCTACCCGTGGGCCATCCGCGGCTTCTCGCCCCGCGAGGTGACGCGCCTGGCGCCCGCCGATTCGGCGCACCCCTGGATGGGGCGCTACCGCTTCGCCCCGGACAGCGCCGGCCGCGCCCGCGTGCGCTGGGTGCGGCCCGGTGCCCAGGCGATCGTCAACACCACCATGCCGTACGGCGCCGAGGACGGCGCGGTCTGGGCCGGGCGGGGCCTCACGGTGGCGGCGGAGGCCGGCGCGTCGCTGGAGTGGGGGCCGCTCTCGCTGACGGTGGCCCCCATGGCGTTCATCGCGCAGAACGCGGAGTTCGACCTGGCGGACACCGGGGCCGGCGGCGTGCTCGAGTACAACGACCCCGACTTCCCGGGGAGCATCGACCTCCCGCAGCGCTTCGGCGACGG
This genomic window from Longimicrobium sp. contains:
- a CDS encoding capsule assembly Wzi family protein; amino-acid sequence: MKKPTVWPAGFVLAFALAAAPRTLGAQLPAGPPADTLRPAAAGDTAVPPRHATEWVPIGTPAEDRLRTAQLLGEAPTAGFLIRSVSSATQVAEGEEGARLLRPHVRGVWNSYLPMGANDGLAWNGRGGTVYVSAGVRARFGGVTVIAAPEVAYAQNREFQRVYPAAGRSSFANPFHGPASPLDAPLRFGPRSFTQLSLGQSSVTARFGSFAAGGATENLWWGPGIRNALVMSNNASGFPHLFVRTRPEGIGTRFGTLQGQWVSGALGQSGYSGVDDDGRTLAGIALAFTPRGEPGLTLGLTRAVYRTGSAWGAPLRFLDVFAIVSHPEAVRPPRLEQPAGRSDQLFSLFGRWVFPASGFETYGEWARQQGFGSFSELVSRPGATSGYTLGMQWVATGERRGRMRLQAEITSLEQNDAVRGRRQQSFYTSVNVPQGYTHRGQVLGAAIGPGSSAQWAAADYLRPDWRLGVFLERTRWDEDALERISTRNPRGHDTQGLAGVRAGRRFGGWELASEYSFGRRLNWLFQNTARSFFDFDAVDLNVSSFTLSVSPALR